The following coding sequences lie in one Sedimentibacter sp. MB35-C1 genomic window:
- a CDS encoding nitroreductase family protein, producing the protein MEYKDLIAKIKSVRNYKKEEVDPETIQKLTKYFEDSKRLVKDIGIEMILMTRDEVFDNIKNIAGYNDIMLDAPQYLIFLSEEKDHFLENTSYAAEDIRLKAFELGVGSCWITIGNGDAVKEKLNIKSDKKLTALIAIGFDDNKNKVVYENVSAYNPSKANVKIVEDNTTERLKISEVVYMNKWGNNADPDDLANLGLLEAFFYARLAPSTKNRQPWRFIYDNGMVMLVLRKDKDINEYEEKIDMGTVMLYFQLIVDNTLFDLEWKFGKPDKDYEVPSEYSIVAYCVS; encoded by the coding sequence ATGGAATACAAAGACTTGATAGCAAAAATTAAATCAGTAAGGAACTATAAAAAAGAAGAAGTAGATCCTGAAACTATTCAAAAATTAACAAAATATTTCGAAGATAGCAAAAGGCTGGTTAAGGATATCGGAATAGAAATGATCCTTATGACCAGAGACGAAGTATTTGACAATATAAAAAATATTGCCGGATATAATGACATTATGTTGGATGCTCCGCAATACTTGATTTTTTTATCGGAAGAGAAAGATCATTTTCTTGAAAATACAAGTTATGCTGCTGAGGATATAAGACTGAAGGCATTTGAGCTTGGTGTCGGATCATGCTGGATAACAATCGGCAACGGAGATGCTGTAAAAGAAAAGCTGAACATTAAATCAGATAAAAAGCTGACAGCACTAATTGCTATTGGATTTGATGATAACAAGAATAAGGTAGTATACGAAAATGTTTCTGCATATAATCCATCAAAGGCAAATGTGAAAATAGTTGAGGATAATACTACTGAAAGACTAAAAATCAGCGAAGTTGTATATATGAATAAGTGGGGTAATAATGCAGACCCGGACGATTTGGCAAACCTTGGCCTTCTGGAAGCATTTTTCTATGCAAGACTTGCACCTTCAACAAAGAACAGACAGCCATGGAGATTCATATATGATAACGGAATGGTAATGCTGGTGTTAAGAAAAGATAAGGATATAAATGAATACGAAGAAAAAATCGATATGGGAACAGTAATGCTTTACTTCCAGCTTATTGTTGATAATACGTTGTTTGATTTGGAATGGAAATTCGGAAAACCTGACAAGGATTATGAAGTGCCTTCT